From the genome of Streptococcus oralis:
GACGGTTTGATGAACACCAAAGATTTTGACCTTTACTACAAGGATACAGACGGTGAGTGGAAACTAGCTAAGGAAGTCCGTGGCAACAAAGCACACGTGACAGATATCACTCTTGACAAACCAATTACTGCCCAAGACTGGCGCCTAAAAGTTATCACTTCAGATAATGGGACACCTTGGAAGGCCATTCGTATATACAACTGGAAGATGTACGAAACACTAGATACAGAAAGTCAAAATATTCCAATGGCTAAGGTAGCGGCCCGTTCACTTGGAAACCATCAAGTTCAACTAGGTTTCTCTGATGTTCCAGCGGGTGCAACTATCGCCGTTTACGACAAGGCAGATTCACAAACACCGATTGCAACTTTGAAGTCTGAAACTGGAGGCGACTTGGCAACAGCACCATTGGGCTTTGACAAGCAACCAACTCTCCTCTACTATCGTACCCAACTACCTGGCAAAGAAATCAGTAACACCTTGGCAGTAGCGATTCCACAGGATGAGAGAAAAATTGCTGCAGTTAGCCTTGAAAAAGGACCTAAGAAGACGGTTTACAAAGAGGGAGAAAAACTTGACCTTAGAGGTGGAACCCTCCGTGTTCAATACGAAGGGGGACAAGCCGATGAGCTGATTAACCTTACTCACTCAGGTGTGACAGTATCTGGCTACAACGCTCATCAAAAAGGGGAACAAAAGCTCACAGTTAGCTATCTTGGACTTCCAGTAAGCGGTGACTTGAAGGTACAAGTGACTGGTCAAGATGAAGGAAAACCAAAGGAAGTAGCAGGTCTGTACATTACTCAGAAACCGAAAACGGACTATCTAGTAGGAGAGCAACTGGATCTTGCAGAAGGGCGCTTCGGCGTTCTCTATGATGATGAGACAGAAGAAAGCCATGCCTTCACAGATCAAGGTGTTGAAATTATGGGCTACGATGCTCAAAAGACTGGTCGTCAGACCTTGACCCTTCATTACAAGGGACACACAGCTGAGTTTGATGTCTTGGTTTCTCCAAAAGCAGCTGTCAACGATGAGTACCTCAAACAAGAAATCACTGCTGCCCAAGGCCGTCAGTCAACTCTTGCCTACACCTTCTCAAGCGAGAACAAACAAGCAGCACTAGTAGAGAAGCTCAATGCAGCGAAAGCTGTTGCAGAAAACCATGATGCCAGTCAAGAAGAGGTCAACAAAGCTTTGAATGAGTTGAAACAAGCAGGGACAGCCTTGGATGGAAATCAACGTTATCAGACTGCTAGAGAAGAGTTGGAAGGCTTGCTCGAATCCGTCCGTGAAAAAGATCCTAAAGCTGAATTGATTGACCAAGCAGAAACTTTGTTGGCTTCAGAGATGCCAACTCCACAGGCTTTTGCGGAAATGAAAGAAAAGCTAAATAAGAAACTAGCTCCTGCAGAAGAAAGCCATCATGTTGGTAGCATGGATCCAAATGAAGTGGCCCCGACGGTTAAGGCCCTCCCTGAACTAGTTATTGAAACTGAAACAATAGCCTATGAACGTCAGGAGCGACCAAATGCAAGCCTTCTAAAAGGTCAACATCAACTTGTCCAAAAAGGAGAAGAAGGTCAAGTTCGCCACTTTGTAGAAGTAGATAGCCAAGGCAAACGCACTCTTCGTTCGACTGAGGTAGTCAAGGAATCAATCCCAGAAATCACCGAAGTTGGTACAAAAGTTCTATCAAGCAACCAACCAGCTGAAGGTGTGAAAGATTTAGTTCTAGAAACTCCGAAACTGGAAGTTGAAGAAGTTTCAGTTGCCTTCGAACATCAGGAACGACCAAATGCAGCCCTTCTCAAAGGCAAACGCCAGCTAGTTCAAGCAGGCGTTGAAGGTCAAGTTCGTCGCTTTGTAGAAGTTGATGCTCAGGGCAAACGCACCCTTCATTCTACTGAGGTTCTCAAGGAAGCCCTTCCAGAAATTGTTGAAGTTGGAACGAAAGAAGAGCAAGTCTCACAAACAAGGGATCAAGCGCTCTCAGCAACACCAGCAAAAGTTGAAGAAACAAACATAGAGCTCCCAAATACGGGAGCGACAAGAGATGCTAGTCTAGTAGCGCTAGGACTCCTCGGCCTAATGAGTGGCTACGGCTTGCTTGCTGGAAAGAAGAGAGAAGACTAATCAGATTTACGAATCTTGGATTTTCTCATAAAAATAAAAAAACAAGGTTTGACTGTAGATTAGTCAGACCTTGTTTTTAGTTTTGAAATTGAAGAGTAAATTTGAAGCTAGATTTTTGTTATTCAATTCCTTGGATAAATTTTTGAAAACGATAGGTGTCGAAATAAATATTGGATGCAACTAATTTATCAAACTCATCGAATTTCAGAAATTCTGCGACATCCAGTTCGAGTTCTTTTCCTTGAGGAGAATGTAGACGGTAGCGATTTAAAGCTGAGACTGTTCGACCATCAACAAGTAATTGCTTCACTTCAAGATGCTGGCTCAAAGCATAGAATTGGCCTGCGCCTTGCAAATAAATATCACGTCCTTGTCGAATTTCTATACTATCGCACATGCCATAATCAAAGTTTTCAGCTACGAAATCTTCCCAGCCTCCCTCATTTACTGCCGTAAAATAGCTTTCTGCAAGTGTTTTTGTATCCATTTGGAACCTCCTGTAAAATAATTGGGCTAAGATGAATATCATGAAATATTTTGCCCACTTAAGAGTATACAAAAGGCAATATGACTACAGGTTGTCATATTGCTGAAGATTTTTTTTGAGAGTACTGACCAGTAGATTTTGTAAGTGACTTGGAGATACGACCTTTACTTGATAACCAAAGCTTAAGAGTAAATCAAAAAATGCGGGAGTTAAAGCTCTGAATGCCTGAACTTTTATTATTTCGTCCTCGACTCTGATTTCTTCTTCCGTGAAGTGATCGTAGATTTTTGGGAGTGCAAATCTTGTAAAAACTAGTTCGATTTCTTCTCTTTGCCCCTCCACTTTATGTTTTGGGGGATTTAAAAAAAGCTCTAACTTTTCTTGAGATAAACGTGGATAATCGAATGGTTTATCTTTTATCTCCACTAGTTCTAGTTCACGAATTCGAGTTAATTTAAAAATACGAAAATCTAATTTTTCTAAGCAGTAACCGATAACATACCAAGCATTCAGTTTATAGATCAATCTGTATGGAATAACTGTTCGCTGACTTTTCTCTTGTTTTTTCGAATAGTAAGAAAAAGAAATCATCTGTTCAGTTTGTATCGCTTCCTCAATTTCTAGTAAATAATTTGTATTAAGAGTCCAGGAACTGAGATCAAAGTAAAAAGGACTGTTTGCTCTTGTAATTTCTTGAGAAGACAGCTTGTGTTCGATACTGTCAAGACTTGAATGACCAACGATTTTACTAACATTTTGGCTCATATTAATGATAAACTGTCTCTCTTCCTCAGTGAAAAAGTTTCTGTCTATCTTATAGTCGCTTGGTATATAGAAACCTCCCTTATCTCCACGTTCCGAATAGATTGGGATTCCCGCTAAACTGAGTGTATCCATGTCCCTATATACAGTTCGAGTAGATATTTCAAACCTCTCTGCAATCTCTTTAGCTGTTATCCTCTTCTTATTTAAAAGAGACAGTAAAATATAGATTAGTCTTTCTAATTTCATGGTAGCAATTCCCCTTCTTTTAATCTCAAATAGCACAAACTGAAGAAACTATTTTAGTTATATTGTATAATAAGAAACCTAGCAATTCAAAAAGAAGGACTGTAGAGTTTGGAATATTAAGGATTAAAATGTTAGAAAAAGAATGGTATAGAAGTAATTAGGCAGATCAATCAAGAAATTTTCCTAAATTATTCCAACCGAATTATGTGAAAATTTCTATTTCCCTTACTGAAATCCTAGGTTTTTAGGTTAATAGATAGAAGAATGAACAAGAAAAGTTTAGGGTTTTTCTATCTCTTTTGAGGATTTTGTGATATAATTAACACGTATAAAAAAAGAAGGAGTCATATCTAATGGCAAAATTGACTGTTAAAGACGTTGACTTGAAAGGGAAAAAAGTTCTCGTTCGTGTTGACTTCAACGTACCTGTTAAAGATGGCGTGATTACCAATGACAACCGTATCACTGCAGCTCTTCCAACTATCAAGTACATCCTTGAACAAGGTGGACGTGCAATCCTCTTCTCTCACCTTGGACGTGTAAAAGAAGAAGCAGACAAAGAAGGTAAATCACTTGCTCCTGTAGCTGCTGACTTGGCTACTAAATTGGGACAAGAAGTTAAATTTATCCCAGGTGTTACACGTGGTGCTGAATTGGAAGCCGCTGTTAACGCTCTTGAAGATGGACAAGTTCTCTTGGTTGAAAACACTCGTTTCGAAGATGTTGATGGCAAGAAAGAATCTAAAAACGATCCTGAGCTTGGTAAATACTGGGCATCACTTGGAGACGGTATCTTCGTAAACGATGCATTTGGTACAGCTCACCGTGCACACGCATCTAACGTTGGTATCTCAGCAAACGTTGAAAAAGCAGTTGCTGGATTCCTTCTTGAAAACGAGATTGCTTACATCCAAGAAGCAGTTGAAGCTCCAGAACGTCCATTCGTAGCGATTCTTGGTGGTTCAAAAGTTTCAGACAAGATTGGTGTTATCGAAAACTTGCTTGAAAAAGCTGATAAAGTGCTTATCGGTGGTGGGATGACTTACACATTCTACAAAGCTCAAGGTATCGAAATCGGTAACTCACTTGTAGAAGAAGACAAATTGGATGTTGCGAAAGCTCTTCTTGAAAAAGCAAACGGCAAATTGATCTTGCCAGTTGACTCAAAAGAAGCAAACGCATTTGCTGACTACACTGAAGTGAAAGACACTGAAGGTGAAGCAGTAGACCCAGGTTTCCTTGGTTTGGATATCGGTCCAAAATCTATCGCTAAATTTGACGAAGCTTTGACTGGTGCCAAAACAGTTGTATGGAACGGACCTATGGGTGTATTTGAAAACCCTGACTTCCAAGCTGGTACAATCGGTGTCATGGACGCTATCGTGAAACAACCTGGTGTTAAATCAATCATCGGTGGTGGTGACTCAGCTGCTGCAGCCATCAACCTTGGCCGTGCAGACAAGTTCTCATGGATCTCTACTGGTGGTGGAGCATCAATGGAACTCCTTGAAGGTAAAGTATTGCCAGGACTTGCAGCTTTGACTGAAAAATAAATAGTTTAACTAAAGGAAGATGGTGTGACCATCTTCTTTTTAATTTAATTTATAAATAGGTGGAATTTTTCTATAAATAAAAAAAGAGTAAATATTTGCATCCTGCCTTGTAAAGTGCTAGTATAAAAAGTAACGACTAAATTTAGATAAGGAAAAGGATTATAATGAAAAATAAAAAAGAAGTCTATGGATTTCGTAAAAGCAAAGTTGCGAAAACGTTGTGTGGTGCTGTTTTAGGAACTGCTTTGATTGCTTTTGCAGACAAAGCAGTATTTGCTGATGAAGTTACAGAGACAACTAGTACAAGTACAGTTGAGGTAGCTACTACAGGGAACCCAGCCACAAATCTACCTGAAGCTCAGGGTGAAATGAGCCAAGTTGCCAAAGAAAGCCAAGCTAAGGCTGGTTCTAAAGACTCAGCTTTGCCAGTAGAAGTATCATCAGCTGATTTGGATAAAGCAGTTGCTGATGCAAAATCTGCAGGAGTTAAGGTGGTTCAAGATGAAACAAAAGACAAAGGAACAGCTACAACTGCTACAGAAAATGCTCAAAAACAAGATGAAATTAAAAGCGACTATGCTAAACAGTCTGAAGAAGTAAAGACAACGACTGAAGCATATAAAAAGGAAGTCGCAGCTCATCAGGCTGAAACAGATAAAATCAATGCTGAAAACAAAGCAGCGGATGACAAGTACCAAAAAGATCTAAAAAGTCATCAAGAAGAAGTTGAAAAAATCAACACTGCTAATGCAACAGCTAAAGCAGAATATGAGGCTAAGCTAGCACAATATCAAAAAGATTTAGCAACTGTCAAAAAAGCAAATGAAGATAGTCAACAGGATTATCAAAATAAACTTTCAGCTTACCAGACAGAATTAGCTCGAGTACAAAAAGCTAATGCTGAAGCTAAAGAGGCTTATGATAAAGCAGTAAAAGAAAACACAGCTAAAAACGAAGCGCTTAAAGCTGAAAATGAAGCTATTAAACAGCGTAATGAAACTGCAAAAGCAACTTATGAAGCAGCGATGAAGCAGTATGAAGCAGACCTTGCAGCTATTAAGAAAGCTAAAGAGGATAATGATGCTGATTATCAAGCTAAATTAGCAGCTTATCAAACAGAATTGGCACGTGTTCAAAAGGCTAATTCTGATGCAAAAGTAGCCTATGAAAAGGCTGTTGAAGAAAACACAGCTAAAAACAATGCTATCCAAGCTGAAAATGAAGCTATTAAACAACGAAATGAAACAGCCAAGGCAACTTATGAGGCTAAAATAGCACAATACGAAAAAGACTTGGCAGCAGTCAAACAAGCGAATGCAGCTAACGAAACAGACTACCAAACTAAGTTAGCGGCTTATCAGACAGAACTAGCTCGTGTTCAAAAGGCAAATGCTGATGCTAAAGCAGCTTATGAGAAGGCTGTTGAAGAAAACACAGCTAAAAATGCAGCGCTCCAAGCTGAAAACGAAGAAATCAAGCAACGGAATGCCGCGGCTAAAACTGACTATGAAGCAAAATTAGCTAAATACGAAGCTGATCTTGCCAAATATAAGAAAGAGTTGGCTGAGTATCCGGCTAAGTTGCAAGCTTATGAAGCTGAGCAGGCCAAAATTAAGGCAGCTATGGCTTTAGCAGAATCAAAGAAGAATGAAGATGGAAACTTGAGTCGCCCAAGTGCTCAAAGTTTGATTTTCAAATCGGAGCCTAATGCTGAACTTTCATTGACTACAACTGGTGAATTTGTTAGCTATACTGGCATGGAAGCAGCTGTGAAGAATACTGCAGAATTTGCCAATAAACTCTTCCAGTTGGATAACTTTAAAGTAACAGACATTCAAAATGCTAACTACCAGACAAACAAACAGGAAAGCTTTGGTACAGTCGGTAAGTATTCTGAGTACAATTCAAATGTAACAAGTGGTAAGGGACCAACTGAATGGTCTTCAGTCCTGCTGAAACGAGGTCAGTCTGCAACAGCAACTTATACGAATCTTCAGGGGACTTACTATCAAGGGAAAAAAGTTTCTAAAATCGTCTATACTTATACTCTTGATCCTAGTTCCAAGTTCCGCAATGATAAGGCTTGGTTGGGAATTTTTAAAGACCCAACGATGGGGGTTTTCGCTTCGGCTTATACTGGTAATACAGAAGATGCTACCTCTCTCTTCGTTAAGACTGAGTTTCAATTCTATGATGAAGATGGTCAAATTATTAATTTTGACAAGGCCTTGATGTCTGTAGCGTCTCTTAACCGCGAAGCAAACTCAATCGAGATGGCTAAAGATTATACTGGGAATTTCATCAAAATTTCGGGTTCTTCAGTTGGTGAAAAGAACGGCCAAATTTATGCGACAGAATCTGAAAACTTCAAAAAAGGAGTTGGTGGTTCCCGCTTCACCATGTATAAGAATAGTCAACCAGATTCTGGTTGGGATAATGCAGATGCACCAAACTCTTGGTATGGTGCGGGAGCAGTGGAAATCTCAGGTCCTTCAAATAGTATGACTATCGGAACAATTTCGTCTTCAGAAGTGTTGGGACAGCCTGCAGCGAATGATCCACGTAGAGCAGAGAAATTATCTCCCAAAAAGCCAAATATTTGGTTTGCGATTAACGGAAATGTTCGAGCAACTAATTTGCCAACCATCACATTAGAAAAACCAACTCCGCCAGTAGAACCAACTGCACCACAAGCTCCTACTTATGAGACAGAGAAACCATTGGAACCAGCTCCAGTAGCACCAAGCTACGAAAATGAGCCAACACCACCGGTAAAAACTCCAGATCAACCAGAGCCATCAAAACCAGAAGAGCCAACATATGAGACAGAGAAACCATTGGAACCAGCTCCAGTAGCACCAAGCTACGAAAATGAGCCAACACCACCGGTAAAAACTCCAGATCAACCGGAGCCATCAAAACCAGAAGAGCCAACATATGAGACAGAGAAACCATTGGAACCAGCTCCAGTAGCACCAAGCTATGAAAATGAGCCAACTCCACCGGTAAAAACTCCAGATCAACCAGAGCCATCAAAACCAGAAGAGCCAAATTATGATCCATTGCCAACTCCGCCGGTAGCACCAACTCCTAAGCAGTTGCCAACACCACCAGCGGTGCCAACAGTTCACTTCCATTACAATCGTCTTTTTGCACAACCTCAGATTAATAAAGAAATTAAAAATGAGGATGGAGTAGATATCGATCGTACTCTAGTTGCTAAGCAGTCTGTAGTGAAGTTTGAGTTGAAAACAGAAGCGTTGACAGCTGGTCGTCCAAGAACAACTTCATTTGTATTGGTAGATCCACTTCCAACTGGCTATCAGTTTGATTTGGAAGCAACCAAGGCTGCAAGCAAAGGTTTTGAAACAAGCTATGACAAAGCTAGTCACACTGTAACCTTTAAGGCTACTGAGGAGACATTGGCAACATACAATGCTGATTTAACTAAACCTGTTGAAACTCTTTATCCAACGGTTGTTGGTCGTGTCTTGAATGATGGGGCGACTTATACAAATAACTTTACCTTGACAGTCAACGATGCCTATGGTGTCAAGTCAAACATTGTTCGTGTAACGACTCCAGGTAAACCAAATGATCCTGACAATCCAAATAACAACTACATCAAGCCTTTGAAAGTTAACAAGAACAAGCAAGGTGTGAATATTGATGGCAAAGAAGTTCTAGCTGGTTCAACGAACTACTATGAACTCACATGGGATTTGGACCAATACAAGGGAGATAAATCTTCTAAAGAAGCGATTCAAAATGGTTTCTACTATGTGGATGATTATCCAGAAGAAGCCTTAACCCTTCAACCAGAATTGGTTAAGATTCGTGATCTAGAAGGCAACCTTGTATCAGGTGTCAGCGTTCAAAAATATGACAGTTTAGAAGCTGCGCCTAAGAAGGTTCAAGAGCTGTTGAAGAAAGCAAACATCACTGTTAAAGGTGCTTTCCAACTCTTCTCAGCTGATAATCCAGCTGAATTCTACAAGAACTATGTAGCAGCAGGAAAATCATTGCTCATCACAGATCCGATGACAGTTAAACCTGAATTTGGTCAAACGGGTGGTAAGTATGAAAACAAAGCCTACCAAATTGATTTTGGAAATGGCTATGCTACAGAAGTAGTTGTCAACAATGTACCGAAAATCACACCTAAAAAAGATGTGACAATCAGTATGGATCCAAGCAGTGATAATATCGATGGCCAAACAATTCCATTGAACCAGTACTTCAATTATCGTTTAATTGGTGGTTTGATTCCACAAAATCATTCTGAGGACTTGAATGACTATAGTTTTGTAGATGATTATGACCAAAAAGGTGATCAATACACTGGAAACTATAAAGTTCTTGCCAAGGTTGATATCCGATTGAAAGACGGTCGTGTTATCAAGGCAGGGACAGACTTAACCGCTGAAACACAGGTTGAACATGTTCAAGATAAGGGAATGATTACCATTCGATTCAAGGAGGAATTCCTTCAAGAGATTCAGTTGGATTCTCCATTCCAAGCTGAGACTTATATTCAAATGAAACGAATTGCAGTCGGAACCTTTGAAAATACCTATGTAAATACTGTGAACAAAGTTGCTTACGCTTCAAATACAGTTCGCACGACAACGCCAGAACCTAAGAAACCAGAGGAGCCAACAACTCCTACTCCAAATCCAAAAGGTAACCCTACTCTACCTCAAACAGGTACAAATGATTCAAGCTACATGCCATATCTTGGTCTAGCAGCTTTAGTAGGAGTTTTAGGACTTGGTCAGTTGAAACGTAAAGAAGACGAA
Proteins encoded in this window:
- a CDS encoding helix-turn-helix transcriptional regulator, coding for MKLERLIYILLSLLNKKRITAKEIAERFEISTRTVYRDMDTLSLAGIPIYSERGDKGGFYIPSDYKIDRNFFTEEERQFIINMSQNVSKIVGHSSLDSIEHKLSSQEITRANSPFYFDLSSWTLNTNYLLEIEEAIQTEQMISFSYYSKKQEKSQRTVIPYRLIYKLNAWYVIGYCLEKLDFRIFKLTRIRELELVEIKDKPFDYPRLSQEKLELFLNPPKHKVEGQREEIELVFTRFALPKIYDHFTEEEIRVEDEIIKVQAFRALTPAFFDLLLSFGYQVKVVSPSHLQNLLVSTLKKNLQQYDNL
- a CDS encoding phosphoglycerate kinase yields the protein MAKLTVKDVDLKGKKVLVRVDFNVPVKDGVITNDNRITAALPTIKYILEQGGRAILFSHLGRVKEEADKEGKSLAPVAADLATKLGQEVKFIPGVTRGAELEAAVNALEDGQVLLVENTRFEDVDGKKESKNDPELGKYWASLGDGIFVNDAFGTAHRAHASNVGISANVEKAVAGFLLENEIAYIQEAVEAPERPFVAILGGSKVSDKIGVIENLLEKADKVLIGGGMTYTFYKAQGIEIGNSLVEEDKLDVAKALLEKANGKLILPVDSKEANAFADYTEVKDTEGEAVDPGFLGLDIGPKSIAKFDEALTGAKTVVWNGPMGVFENPDFQAGTIGVMDAIVKQPGVKSIIGGGDSAAAAINLGRADKFSWISTGGGASMELLEGKVLPGLAALTEK
- a CDS encoding antigen I/II family LPXTG-anchored adhesin → MKNKKEVYGFRKSKVAKTLCGAVLGTALIAFADKAVFADEVTETTSTSTVEVATTGNPATNLPEAQGEMSQVAKESQAKAGSKDSALPVEVSSADLDKAVADAKSAGVKVVQDETKDKGTATTATENAQKQDEIKSDYAKQSEEVKTTTEAYKKEVAAHQAETDKINAENKAADDKYQKDLKSHQEEVEKINTANATAKAEYEAKLAQYQKDLATVKKANEDSQQDYQNKLSAYQTELARVQKANAEAKEAYDKAVKENTAKNEALKAENEAIKQRNETAKATYEAAMKQYEADLAAIKKAKEDNDADYQAKLAAYQTELARVQKANSDAKVAYEKAVEENTAKNNAIQAENEAIKQRNETAKATYEAKIAQYEKDLAAVKQANAANETDYQTKLAAYQTELARVQKANADAKAAYEKAVEENTAKNAALQAENEEIKQRNAAAKTDYEAKLAKYEADLAKYKKELAEYPAKLQAYEAEQAKIKAAMALAESKKNEDGNLSRPSAQSLIFKSEPNAELSLTTTGEFVSYTGMEAAVKNTAEFANKLFQLDNFKVTDIQNANYQTNKQESFGTVGKYSEYNSNVTSGKGPTEWSSVLLKRGQSATATYTNLQGTYYQGKKVSKIVYTYTLDPSSKFRNDKAWLGIFKDPTMGVFASAYTGNTEDATSLFVKTEFQFYDEDGQIINFDKALMSVASLNREANSIEMAKDYTGNFIKISGSSVGEKNGQIYATESENFKKGVGGSRFTMYKNSQPDSGWDNADAPNSWYGAGAVEISGPSNSMTIGTISSSEVLGQPAANDPRRAEKLSPKKPNIWFAINGNVRATNLPTITLEKPTPPVEPTAPQAPTYETEKPLEPAPVAPSYENEPTPPVKTPDQPEPSKPEEPTYETEKPLEPAPVAPSYENEPTPPVKTPDQPEPSKPEEPTYETEKPLEPAPVAPSYENEPTPPVKTPDQPEPSKPEEPNYDPLPTPPVAPTPKQLPTPPAVPTVHFHYNRLFAQPQINKEIKNEDGVDIDRTLVAKQSVVKFELKTEALTAGRPRTTSFVLVDPLPTGYQFDLEATKAASKGFETSYDKASHTVTFKATEETLATYNADLTKPVETLYPTVVGRVLNDGATYTNNFTLTVNDAYGVKSNIVRVTTPGKPNDPDNPNNNYIKPLKVNKNKQGVNIDGKEVLAGSTNYYELTWDLDQYKGDKSSKEAIQNGFYYVDDYPEEALTLQPELVKIRDLEGNLVSGVSVQKYDSLEAAPKKVQELLKKANITVKGAFQLFSADNPAEFYKNYVAAGKSLLITDPMTVKPEFGQTGGKYENKAYQIDFGNGYATEVVVNNVPKITPKKDVTISMDPSSDNIDGQTIPLNQYFNYRLIGGLIPQNHSEDLNDYSFVDDYDQKGDQYTGNYKVLAKVDIRLKDGRVIKAGTDLTAETQVEHVQDKGMITIRFKEEFLQEIQLDSPFQAETYIQMKRIAVGTFENTYVNTVNKVAYASNTVRTTTPEPKKPEEPTTPTPNPKGNPTLPQTGTNDSSYMPYLGLAALVGVLGLGQLKRKEDESN